In Rhipicephalus microplus isolate Deutch F79 chromosome 7, USDA_Rmic, whole genome shotgun sequence, one genomic interval encodes:
- the LOC119179562 gene encoding uncharacterized protein LOC119179562 → MKKPRSTNMAVADLKMESAKTVDVHLFSCDIKHRGKAKASTYFLPHVEPLDGQPGMFKSHLRGRPLKGRHLTLPEGYSGIVARSAATDADCECSTKKLYVSGRFDKITAWNWSIPLYEDRCRQINDWIVVNQALHECEDE, encoded by the coding sequence ATGAAAAAGCCAAGATCAACAAACATGGCCGTCGCCGATCTCAAAATGGAGAGCGCCAAAACGGTCGACGTTCACCTGTTTTCCTGCGACATCAAGCACCGCGGAAAGGCCAAGGCGTCGACGTACTTCTTGCCCCACGTCGAACCGCTTGACGGACAGCCGGGCATGTTCAAGTCGCACCTTCGGGGACGTCCTCTGAAAGGCCGCCACCTGACGCTGCCCGAGGGCTACAGCGGCATCGTAGCCCGCAGCGCGGCGACGGACGCCGACTGCGAATGCAGCACGAAGAAACTTTACGTGAGCGGCCGTTTCGACAAGATAACCGCCTGGAACTGGAGCATTCCGCTCTACGAAGACAGGTGCCGGCAGATTAACGACTGGATCGTCGTCAACCAAGCGCTACACGAGTGTGAAGATGAATGA
- the mRpL12 gene encoding mitochondrial ribosomal protein L12, with amino-acid sequence MSLSLALARRCGSVLSAGRHCVRGIYKRCAQAPTAAVSVAAKSYSTEVLAQPTPSAEERHYPEKITRIVDDIAKLTLMEVADLNELLKKTLNIQETPMMAGAWAAAPAAAAPQEEDEGDKVAKVQTSFTVKLVKFEDSKKIQLIKEIKNLMEGINLVQAKKFVESAPQIVKADLPKDEAEKLKASIEMAGGTCEIV; translated from the exons ATGTCCCTTTCACTAGCTCTGGCACGTAGGTGCGGTTCGGTCCTATCTGCGGGAAGGCATTGCGTCCGAGGGATCTACAAAAG ATGCGCCCAAGCGCCGACCGCCGCTGTGTCCGTAGCCGCGAAGTCCTACAGTACCGAAGTTTTGGCGCAGCCCACGCCAAGTGCGGAGGAGAGACACTATCCGGAGAAGATCACCCGGATTGTGGACGACATCGCCAAGCTGACGCTCATGGAAGTGGCCGACTTGAACGAACTTCTCAAG AAAACCCTTAATATTCAAGAAACACCTATGATGGCAGGAGCTTGGGCAGCAGCGCCAGCGGCCGCCGCACCTCAAGAG GAGGACGAAGGTGACAAAGTGGCCAAGGTTCAGACGTCGTTCACGGTGAAGCTCGTTAAGTTTGAAGACTCCAAGAAGATCCAGCTTATTAAGGAGATCAAAAACCTCATGGAGGGCATCAACCTTGTACAG GCCAAGAAGTTTGTGGAGAGCGCGCCCCAGATAGTGAAAGCAGACTTGCCGAAAGACGAGGCAGAGAAGCTCAAAGCGAGTATCGAGATGGCCGGTGGAACGTGCGAGATCGTCTGA